In one window of Tellurirhabdus rosea DNA:
- a CDS encoding ABC transporter ATP-binding protein, whose amino-acid sequence MQNPYVALLITAWKYAREQKGRYVFVYSLFILANVIGAMHPLLFGWFVNQISQKGADIPMIALKYGGGFMGLKLAEWCLHGPSRVMERELAFTVSRNFLQELYHQTLHLPVKWHKEHHSGATINRIRKAYEALKAFFQTGFAYMHTIFKCVFSFGAMLYFSPLFGTVGVLLGAFTVWVILKFDKPFIKAVDETNEREHESSSMLFDSLSNIITVITLRLEKQMEVGMLGKIMNVFPPFQRNIRINEWKWFVASMLIALVYVTVTLGYVSQHYTPGQAFAVGGLVTLLGYVNQFTSVFSDVAFQYTQIVQYNTDVQTARGIGKAYADYHRPEGTLELPADWKSIEIEGLNFAHSRTFGFGENKKAPSLTDLSVRIERGKRIALIGESGSGKSTLLTLLRGLYNPESVNSLKVDGQHLGNLGLLSNTVTLFPQEPEIFENTVEYNITLGLPFGDEEVLRACDTSRFADIVKFLPEGLDTAIQEKGVNLSGGQKQRLALARGVLAARDSNIVLLDEPTSSVDPKTEFEIYHKMLSEFSDKAVISTLHRLHLLPMFDYIYILRNGRVVDEGSFIELRSRSLIFQEMWSHQQETTKDYVAA is encoded by the coding sequence ATGCAAAATCCTTATGTGGCCCTGCTCATCACGGCCTGGAAATACGCCCGCGAACAGAAAGGGCGCTATGTATTTGTCTACTCCCTCTTTATTCTCGCCAACGTGATCGGGGCCATGCACCCGCTGCTGTTTGGCTGGTTTGTGAATCAGATTTCCCAGAAAGGCGCGGATATTCCGATGATCGCCCTGAAGTACGGCGGCGGTTTCATGGGCCTGAAGCTGGCCGAATGGTGCCTGCACGGTCCGTCGCGGGTGATGGAACGGGAACTGGCCTTTACCGTAAGCCGCAACTTCCTCCAGGAACTTTACCACCAGACGCTCCACCTGCCGGTCAAATGGCATAAAGAACATCATAGCGGCGCGACTATCAACCGGATTCGCAAGGCGTACGAAGCGCTGAAGGCTTTTTTCCAGACGGGTTTTGCCTACATGCACACGATTTTCAAATGCGTGTTTTCGTTCGGAGCCATGCTGTATTTCTCGCCCCTCTTCGGTACGGTGGGCGTCTTGCTCGGAGCCTTCACGGTCTGGGTCATTCTGAAATTCGACAAGCCTTTTATCAAAGCCGTTGACGAAACCAACGAACGCGAACATGAGTCGTCGTCGATGCTCTTCGACAGCCTGTCCAACATCATCACGGTTATCACGCTGCGCCTCGAAAAGCAGATGGAAGTCGGGATGCTGGGCAAGATCATGAACGTGTTTCCGCCGTTCCAGCGCAACATCCGTATCAACGAGTGGAAATGGTTCGTGGCCTCGATGCTCATCGCCCTGGTCTATGTGACCGTTACGCTGGGGTACGTTTCCCAGCATTACACGCCGGGTCAGGCATTTGCCGTGGGCGGCCTGGTGACGCTGCTGGGCTATGTCAACCAGTTTACGAGCGTTTTCTCGGACGTAGCGTTTCAGTACACGCAGATCGTGCAGTACAATACTGACGTGCAGACGGCCCGCGGCATCGGAAAAGCCTACGCCGACTACCACCGTCCGGAAGGCACGCTGGAACTGCCCGCCGACTGGAAATCCATCGAAATTGAAGGACTGAACTTTGCCCACAGCCGCACGTTCGGCTTCGGAGAAAACAAAAAAGCGCCGAGCCTGACCGACCTCAGCGTCCGCATCGAGCGCGGCAAACGCATTGCCCTCATCGGCGAAAGCGGCAGCGGAAAAAGCACCCTGCTGACCCTCCTGCGCGGCCTCTACAACCCCGAGTCCGTCAATTCCCTGAAGGTGGACGGGCAGCATCTGGGCAACCTGGGACTGCTTTCCAACACGGTGACGCTGTTTCCGCAGGAGCCGGAGATTTTTGAAAACACGGTAGAGTACAACATCACCCTCGGCCTGCCGTTCGGCGACGAAGAGGTGCTGCGGGCCTGCGATACCTCGCGGTTTGCCGACATCGTGAAATTCCTGCCGGAAGGACTCGATACGGCGATTCAGGAGAAAGGCGTCAACCTGTCGGGCGGACAAAAGCAGCGGCTGGCCCTAGCCCGGGGCGTGCTGGCCGCCCGCGACAGCAACATCGTGCTGCTCGACGAGCCGACCTCCAGCGTGGACCCGAAAACGGAATTTGAGATTTACCACAAAATGCTCAGCGAATTCTCGGACAAGGCCGTCATCTCGACCCTGCACCGCCTGCACCTGCTGCCGATGTTCGATTACATCTACATCCTGCGCAATGGCCGGGTGGTCGACGAAGGCAGCTTTATCGAACTGCGTAGCCGCAGCCTTATTTTCCAGGAAATGTGGAGCCACCAGCAGGAAACCACCAAGGACTACGTCGCCGCCTGA
- a CDS encoding sensor histidine kinase encodes MSRFLWFLGVVGVLLVSGNRALAQLSDPAFEHYTTEDGLSNDQVKCLLKDRRGFLWFGTFNGLNRFDGYEFKVYKRTATNGLPGNYVIGLTEDPQGYIWVATHRGLCRFDPVRETFTPVRLAVHADRLGDNDLVSGLVIDRQGQGWFSSIDSLYRIDLRTMRCKAFPNVGHTPYLMPIVLYPFADRKGRLWLQNEQAIYQFHPSSGRYTYIFGRDTRHPRAAEEVWTFHEDRQGQMWFATGTRGLMRYDESQKRVVNEPDGEVSVYNVAEGMSVGKGRRFFWVYRDDKGLMLYYPDRRRYVPVAADPQDPLAYHGGPVNEILNDAQTGIVWLATDKGIEKADAATLKFGRKRLTPDRPSSENRSMRIVRQDRFRPELYWMAVQGAGLVRWNRRSDEYTVFDRKDGLPDEDIRDLVQDARGRLWLGLTGGISRWTPGTRDWKHWRGFFRDPSQTHRVTRLWLDSTGRLWLGTDLEGLYVLDDEQAAVRPWPVGETFDHLRPFRVYKMQEDGQHRLWASTSRGLFRIDYRRGESRKVALNPLSEQLLPSDKIQTTFTIDSRNRLWVSGIGFLAQADLNGRVLRTFTLENGLQADHIFDIQEDRSGRLWMTTDYFLHQLEPQTGRFRYFSKDNGLFSNFMSTRLTADARGELFIGHGPAFNHFVPEKLPVNRYPPPVVLTGVRVDTLATSVIPGEPVTLRPDQHTVSLEFTALSFSQPEKNRYAYRLDGVDPGWIETGSRRVTYANLDPGTYTFRVKAANNDGIWNERGATLQIRVQPAVYQTWWFRLGCLLLVAGLLYAVYRNRLQQRRRLEGIRDRIATDLHDDMGSTLSSIRIFSDVVQQQIAPVSPETVPILQRISSSATTLSESMQDIIWTIQTKYDSLDDVVTRMREFGLRMAEAKNIRFRMQVSEKFETLRLDVEQRRNLYLIFKESINNAVKYADCRNITVQIALLNKHLSLTIEDDGKGFDPATVRPGNGLPNLQKRAREINGQLTVHSAPGEGTRVVLLVRV; translated from the coding sequence ATGAGCCGTTTTTTGTGGTTTCTGGGCGTGGTCGGGGTGCTGCTAGTGTCCGGCAATAGGGCATTGGCGCAGCTGTCCGACCCCGCATTCGAGCATTACACCACCGAAGACGGCCTGTCGAACGACCAGGTAAAGTGCCTGTTGAAGGACCGCCGGGGCTTTCTCTGGTTCGGGACGTTCAACGGACTCAATCGGTTCGACGGGTACGAGTTCAAGGTCTACAAACGAACGGCTACCAACGGGCTGCCCGGTAATTATGTCATCGGCCTGACCGAAGACCCACAGGGCTACATCTGGGTGGCGACCCACCGGGGCCTCTGCCGCTTCGACCCGGTGCGGGAAACGTTTACCCCGGTCCGCCTCGCCGTTCATGCCGACCGGCTGGGCGACAATGACCTCGTCTCCGGGCTGGTCATCGACCGGCAGGGGCAGGGCTGGTTTTCTTCCATCGACAGCCTCTACCGCATCGATCTCCGGACCATGCGGTGCAAAGCCTTTCCCAATGTCGGACATACGCCTTACCTCATGCCCATCGTCCTTTATCCCTTTGCCGACCGGAAGGGACGGTTGTGGCTGCAGAACGAACAGGCGATTTACCAGTTTCATCCGTCGTCGGGTCGGTACACCTACATCTTCGGCCGAGACACCCGCCATCCGCGGGCCGCGGAGGAGGTCTGGACGTTCCACGAGGACAGACAGGGACAAATGTGGTTCGCAACCGGAACCAGGGGCCTGATGCGGTACGACGAAAGCCAAAAGCGGGTCGTAAACGAACCCGACGGAGAGGTGAGCGTCTACAATGTGGCCGAAGGAATGTCTGTTGGCAAAGGGAGGCGTTTCTTTTGGGTTTATCGCGATGATAAGGGCCTCATGCTTTACTATCCGGATCGGCGCCGGTACGTTCCGGTCGCCGCCGATCCGCAGGACCCGCTGGCATATCACGGAGGGCCGGTCAACGAAATTCTGAACGATGCGCAAACGGGCATTGTGTGGCTGGCAACCGATAAGGGAATCGAAAAGGCGGATGCCGCCACGCTGAAATTCGGCCGGAAACGGTTGACGCCGGACCGGCCGTCTTCCGAAAACCGGAGCATGCGGATCGTGCGGCAGGATCGGTTTCGGCCGGAGCTGTACTGGATGGCCGTGCAGGGAGCCGGACTCGTGCGGTGGAACCGGCGCTCGGACGAATACACCGTCTTCGACCGAAAGGACGGTCTGCCGGATGAAGACATCCGGGATCTGGTGCAGGATGCCCGCGGACGTCTGTGGCTGGGTCTGACGGGAGGCATCAGCCGCTGGACGCCGGGAACCCGCGACTGGAAGCACTGGCGGGGCTTTTTCCGCGACCCGTCCCAGACCCACCGCGTCACCCGCCTCTGGCTCGATTCCACCGGACGCCTCTGGCTGGGCACGGACCTCGAAGGGCTGTACGTGCTGGACGACGAACAGGCTGCGGTCCGGCCGTGGCCGGTGGGAGAGACGTTTGACCACCTGCGTCCGTTTCGGGTGTATAAAATGCAGGAAGACGGCCAGCATCGCCTGTGGGCGTCTACTTCGCGGGGCCTTTTCCGGATCGATTACCGTCGGGGCGAAAGCCGGAAAGTGGCGCTGAACCCGCTGAGCGAGCAACTGCTGCCTTCCGACAAGATTCAGACGACCTTTACGATTGACTCCCGGAATCGGCTGTGGGTCTCCGGCATCGGGTTTCTGGCCCAGGCCGACCTCAACGGGCGCGTGCTCCGGACGTTCACGCTGGAAAACGGGTTGCAGGCCGACCATATTTTCGACATTCAGGAAGACCGTTCGGGCCGCCTCTGGATGACGACCGACTATTTTCTGCACCAGCTGGAGCCGCAGACGGGCCGGTTTCGGTATTTCAGCAAAGACAACGGGCTGTTTTCCAATTTTATGTCCACTCGCCTGACGGCCGATGCCCGGGGCGAACTGTTTATCGGGCATGGACCGGCGTTCAATCACTTCGTTCCCGAAAAGCTGCCCGTCAACCGCTACCCGCCGCCGGTCGTGCTGACGGGTGTGCGGGTGGATACACTGGCGACCTCGGTCATTCCCGGCGAGCCGGTCACGCTGCGGCCCGACCAGCACACGGTCAGCCTCGAATTTACGGCCCTCTCGTTCAGCCAGCCGGAGAAAAATCGCTATGCCTACCGCCTCGACGGCGTTGACCCCGGCTGGATCGAGACCGGCAGCCGCCGCGTCACCTACGCCAATCTCGACCCCGGAACGTATACGTTCCGGGTGAAAGCGGCCAACAACGACGGCATCTGGAACGAGCGGGGCGCCACCCTGCAAATCCGGGTGCAGCCCGCCGTTTACCAGACCTGGTGGTTCCGGCTGGGGTGTCTGCTGCTGGTGGCGGGCCTTTTGTACGCCGTTTACCGCAACCGCCTGCAGCAGCGCCGCCGCCTGGAAGGCATCCGCGACCGCATCGCCACGGACCTGCACGACGACATGGGTTCCACCCTGAGCAGCATCCGGATTTTCAGCGACGTGGTGCAGCAGCAGATCGCGCCGGTCAGTCCCGAAACGGTGCCCATCCTCCAGCGCATCAGTTCCAGCGCCACCACGCTTTCGGAATCCATGCAGGACATCATCTGGACCATCCAGACCAAATACGACAGCCTCGACGATGTGGTGACGCGCATGCGGGAGTTTGGCCTGCGCATGGCCGAGGCCAAAAACATCCGGTTCCGGATGCAGGTGTCGGAGAAGTTCGAAACGCTGCGGCTGGACGTCGAACAGCGCCGGAACCTGTACCTGATCTTCAAGGAAAGCATCAACAATGCCGTCAAGTACGCCGACTGCCGGAACATCACCGTGCAGATCGCCCTGCTCAACAAACACCTCTCGCTGACCATCGAGGACGATGGCAAAGGCTTCGATCCGGCGACGGTCCGCCCGGGCAACGGCCTGCCGAATCTGCAGAAGCGGGCCCGGGAAATCAACGGGCAGCTGACCGTCCATTCGGCACCCGGCGAGGGGACCCGGGTGGTGTTGCTGGTGCGGGTGTAA
- a CDS encoding amine oxidase, whose translation MSLEHPTASPFHSFWMGGYECADHQNCFGLRVDLATDSGHLDLLDEDYERLHAFHIRTVREGIRWSFVEKRPYEYDWSMVRTMIESGRRQGIQQIWDLCHFGYPDDLSPLHPMFARRLAALSRAFVHFYRSLVPDGPLIITPVNEVSFISWLGGEARGTVPYCVNQGWEVKYHLMRAYIESVAAMREIDPTVLILSTEPLVNMVPTLDADEEEQEAARAAHEDQYQAMDILTGRMCPELGGRPEYLNILGLNYYYNNQWVVGKGTFLPWVNEPFDPRWRPLRSLLKEAHSRYGCPFILSETSHPGEHRPNWTELLAKECAAVLLAGYPLWGVCLYPIIDRPDWDFPDNWHRAGLWDAEHAEGQLPRRVLFEPYAQALREAQALVLAVSGQPVALGTAVTRR comes from the coding sequence ATGTCTTTAGAACATCCAACCGCTTCTCCGTTTCACTCCTTCTGGATGGGAGGGTATGAGTGCGCCGATCATCAGAACTGCTTCGGACTTCGCGTCGATCTGGCTACGGATTCGGGCCATCTGGACCTGCTCGACGAAGATTACGAGCGTTTGCATGCCTTCCACATCCGGACCGTCCGCGAAGGAATCCGCTGGAGCTTCGTGGAAAAACGTCCCTACGAGTACGACTGGTCTATGGTGCGGACGATGATCGAGAGCGGCCGCCGTCAGGGCATTCAGCAAATCTGGGATTTGTGCCATTTTGGCTATCCCGACGATCTGAGTCCGCTGCACCCGATGTTTGCCCGGCGGCTGGCGGCCCTGTCGCGGGCCTTTGTCCATTTTTACCGCTCACTGGTGCCGGACGGGCCGCTCATCATTACGCCCGTCAACGAAGTGAGCTTTATCTCCTGGCTCGGCGGCGAGGCCCGCGGAACGGTGCCCTACTGCGTCAACCAGGGCTGGGAAGTGAAGTACCACCTCATGCGGGCCTACATCGAAAGCGTGGCGGCCATGCGGGAGATCGACCCCACAGTCCTCATCCTCAGCACCGAACCGCTGGTCAACATGGTGCCGACGCTGGACGCCGACGAGGAAGAACAGGAGGCGGCCCGGGCGGCGCACGAAGACCAGTACCAGGCGATGGACATCCTCACGGGCCGGATGTGTCCCGAACTCGGCGGGCGGCCGGAATACCTGAACATTCTCGGACTCAATTATTACTACAACAACCAGTGGGTCGTCGGAAAAGGCACTTTTCTGCCCTGGGTCAATGAGCCGTTCGATCCGCGCTGGCGGCCGCTGCGCTCCCTGCTCAAAGAAGCCCACAGTCGCTACGGCTGTCCGTTTATTCTCTCCGAAACCAGCCACCCCGGCGAACACCGGCCCAACTGGACGGAACTGCTGGCGAAAGAATGTGCGGCGGTGCTGCTGGCGGGTTATCCGCTCTGGGGCGTTTGCCTGTACCCGATCATCGACCGCCCGGACTGGGACTTTCCCGACAACTGGCACCGGGCGGGCCTCTGGGACGCCGAACATGCCGAAGGTCAACTACCCCGGCGGGTGCTCTTCGAGCCTTATGCGCAGGCGCTGCGCGAAGCCCAGGCACTGGTATTGGCGGTTAGCGGCCAGCCCGTCGCCCTCGGAACGGCCGTTACCAGACGCTGA
- a CDS encoding SusC/RagA family TonB-linked outer membrane protein yields MKRFYCALCGGLLTGWLVTHPQTGHTQTLARLTSSPHESSLATRPALVDREISGRATDERGDVLPGVTVVVKGTTRGTVTDNKGLFRLNVPDAGGTLVFSYVGYLTREVAISSRATYDVTLQSDEKSLEEVVVVGYGTQKKSEQTAAISTVTTEAITKAPVTDASNALVGRVTGLFAQQISGRPGISGANITIRGRASSNSAALIIVDGVERQSFGDIDPNEIESISVLKDASSTALFGIKGANGVIIVTTKSGKTGKPRVSYSGNVGRVNYTQVPEFLDAYNSAMLHNEGEENLIKYGLVPANFQKLFTAEDLRVYKEGTGDPLLYPNTNWFKAVTRPSWLRTQHNLNFSGGTKAIKYFVSLGYLFEDGGFKDFKTPSGYSTTPSYTRYNFRSNLDFNLTPTTTLSLRLGGRLEDRYSFIANANDGDLRRRFESGPEYLLTRMYAIPAWAIPFYPEYTNPDTPEEQRLDNTLNQIEDFGRVGVNSFNPYAVMKRNGYVDYNNNAIETVFVLDQKLDRITKGLGARVTFGYDAYLAATRAQTGAYAAFNVDRSTKSLILARNSFEDPLGGVSSQNNGYIKTNLQVAINYARTFGKHNVSGVLVGQRELRGAEGAQAPFANEGLVLRGTYSYDGRYFFELNGSYNGSENYPKNERYGLFPAVSAGWTISEEKFMKSVKWVEYLKIRGSYGLIGYGSVGGTRFLYLDEYSNGGAGPETGFTATPNRQVRFGTGATNVQYPVVWHSRSGNPEVTWEKSIKRNFGVEMAFLRNRLSITADIFDEKRYDILLARNNSAPVIYGESLPSSNYGENYNSGYEAEVSFKSTYGALRYGITAQYTHAKNKIVRTDEPVNLPDYQKSAGQPIGQFRGYKVIGFYTSLEDINNSPASRVNGAVIPGDYKYADINGDNIIDDQDRVPIGYADVPQNVFGFEPNLGYKGFSISALFQGVTKVNSNVIFAGGNYYSAMLNRWTPENAENATWPSIRPRSTAAPSYAFNDRLMQDASYLKLRNVEIGYTFPSALTKRLNVQTLRVFLNGQNLATWTKFVGLDPENNQNSAVAGSFFAGPANAIPVTRVFNVGVNAQF; encoded by the coding sequence ATGAAGCGTTTCTACTGTGCATTGTGTGGCGGTCTGCTCACCGGCTGGCTGGTGACTCATCCGCAAACCGGCCACACCCAGACGCTCGCGCGCCTCACTTCATCTCCGCACGAGAGCTCTCTCGCCACACGACCGGCGCTTGTTGACCGGGAAATCTCCGGTCGCGCCACCGACGAACGCGGCGACGTGCTGCCCGGCGTGACAGTCGTCGTGAAAGGAACCACCCGCGGAACGGTCACCGACAACAAAGGGCTGTTCAGGCTCAATGTGCCCGACGCCGGCGGTACTCTGGTGTTCAGCTACGTGGGCTACCTGACGCGGGAAGTGGCCATCAGTTCCCGCGCTACCTACGATGTCACCCTGCAGTCGGACGAAAAATCGCTCGAAGAAGTGGTGGTGGTCGGGTACGGTACGCAGAAAAAGAGCGAACAGACGGCCGCCATCAGCACCGTGACGACGGAAGCGATTACGAAAGCGCCCGTGACCGACGCCTCCAACGCGCTGGTTGGCCGGGTAACGGGTCTGTTTGCCCAGCAGATCAGCGGCCGTCCGGGTATCAGCGGGGCCAACATCACCATCCGGGGCCGGGCCTCCAGCAACTCCGCCGCGCTGATCATCGTGGACGGCGTCGAACGGCAAAGCTTCGGCGACATCGACCCCAACGAAATCGAATCCATTTCGGTCCTCAAAGACGCTTCCTCCACCGCCCTTTTCGGGATCAAAGGGGCCAACGGCGTTATCATCGTCACGACCAAGAGCGGCAAAACGGGCAAGCCCCGGGTGTCGTATTCGGGCAACGTCGGCCGGGTCAATTATACCCAGGTGCCGGAATTTCTGGACGCCTACAACAGCGCCATGCTGCATAACGAAGGCGAGGAAAACCTGATCAAGTACGGGCTGGTACCGGCCAATTTCCAGAAGCTCTTTACGGCGGAAGACCTCCGGGTGTACAAGGAAGGCACGGGCGATCCGCTGCTGTATCCGAACACCAACTGGTTCAAGGCCGTCACGCGCCCGAGCTGGCTCCGGACGCAGCACAACCTCAACTTCTCGGGCGGCACGAAGGCCATCAAATACTTCGTTTCGCTCGGCTACCTCTTCGAGGATGGCGGCTTCAAGGACTTCAAAACGCCGTCGGGCTACAGCACCACGCCTTCGTACACGCGCTACAACTTCCGCTCCAACCTCGACTTCAACCTGACGCCGACCACGACGCTCAGCCTGCGTCTGGGCGGCCGTCTGGAAGACCGCTATTCGTTCATCGCCAACGCCAACGACGGTGACCTGCGGCGGCGGTTCGAATCGGGTCCGGAGTACCTGCTGACGCGGATGTACGCCATTCCGGCCTGGGCCATTCCGTTCTACCCCGAATACACGAACCCCGACACCCCGGAAGAACAGCGCCTGGACAACACGCTGAACCAGATCGAGGACTTCGGCCGGGTGGGCGTGAACTCCTTCAACCCGTACGCCGTCATGAAGCGGAACGGCTACGTCGATTACAACAACAACGCCATCGAAACGGTCTTTGTCCTCGACCAGAAGCTGGACCGGATTACGAAGGGCCTGGGTGCCCGGGTTACGTTCGGTTACGACGCCTACCTGGCCGCCACCCGCGCCCAGACCGGAGCCTATGCCGCCTTCAACGTGGACCGCTCGACCAAGTCGCTGATCCTGGCCCGCAACTCGTTTGAAGACCCGCTGGGCGGTGTCAGTTCGCAGAACAACGGCTACATCAAGACAAACCTCCAGGTTGCCATCAACTACGCCCGGACCTTCGGCAAGCACAATGTCTCGGGTGTTCTGGTCGGCCAGCGCGAGCTGCGCGGCGCGGAAGGAGCGCAGGCTCCGTTTGCCAACGAAGGCCTTGTCCTGCGCGGCACCTACAGCTACGACGGCCGGTATTTCTTCGAACTCAACGGCTCCTACAACGGCTCCGAAAACTACCCGAAAAATGAGCGTTATGGCCTCTTCCCGGCCGTTTCGGCGGGCTGGACCATCAGCGAGGAGAAGTTCATGAAGTCGGTGAAATGGGTGGAATACCTGAAAATCCGCGGTTCCTACGGCCTTATCGGCTACGGCAGCGTAGGCGGCACTCGTTTCCTGTATCTGGATGAATATTCCAACGGCGGCGCGGGTCCGGAGACAGGATTTACAGCCACGCCCAACCGGCAGGTGCGCTTCGGAACGGGCGCGACGAACGTGCAGTATCCGGTGGTCTGGCACAGCCGCTCAGGCAATCCGGAGGTGACCTGGGAGAAGTCCATCAAACGGAACTTCGGCGTCGAAATGGCTTTCCTGCGCAACCGCCTGTCGATCACGGCCGACATTTTCGACGAAAAACGCTACGACATTCTGCTGGCCCGCAACAACTCCGCGCCGGTGATTTACGGCGAGTCGCTGCCGTCGAGCAACTACGGCGAAAACTACAACTCCGGGTATGAGGCCGAGGTGAGTTTCAAGAGCACTTACGGCGCGCTGCGCTACGGCATCACCGCCCAGTACACGCACGCCAAGAACAAGATCGTGCGGACCGACGAGCCGGTTAACCTGCCGGACTACCAGAAAAGTGCCGGGCAGCCCATCGGGCAGTTCCGGGGCTACAAGGTCATCGGCTTTTACACCAGTCTGGAGGATATCAACAACAGTCCGGCGAGCCGGGTGAACGGGGCCGTGATTCCGGGCGACTACAAGTACGCGGACATCAACGGCGACAACATCATCGACGACCAGGACCGCGTGCCCATCGGGTATGCCGACGTGCCGCAGAACGTGTTTGGCTTCGAACCCAACCTCGGCTACAAAGGCTTCAGCATTTCGGCCCTGTTCCAGGGCGTGACGAAGGTCAACTCCAACGTCATTTTTGCCGGGGGCAACTATTACTCCGCCATGCTGAACCGCTGGACGCCCGAAAACGCCGAGAACGCCACCTGGCCGTCCATCCGTCCGCGCAGCACGGCCGCGCCGAGCTACGCCTTCAACGACCGGCTGATGCAGGACGCCAGCTACCTGAAGCTGCGGAACGTCGAGATCGGCTACACCTTCCCGTCGGCGCTGACCAAACGGCTGAACGTGCAGACGCTGCGGGTGTTCCTGAACGGCCAGAACCTGGCGACCTGGACCAAGTTTGTCGGGCTGGACCCGGAAAACAACCAGAACAGCGCCGTAGCGGGCTCGTTCTTCGCCGGTCCGGCTAATGCCATTCCGGTTACGCGCGTCTTCAACGTCGGGGTAAATGCCCAGTTCTAA
- a CDS encoding redoxin domain-containing protein, whose amino-acid sequence MKSHPAFASATAPYLLAGLFVWFSLLPASGFAQAAPGGPFSLVGTLPQAMKGKVYLIDQQDKVFVSAPISGNTFLLKGNLREPGLYKIRLNAEPNMYFIFVSPAVTKVKINQDKTLQVEGPALHRQWAAYNSGIEKFKDTLIDLSMKRRVALQQGDSLRFRELMRRNDSVSVAVYRFIEGSMVRKPYTFLNLFLLEQGRSDEFIAGMLDELRPQFSAYPTFQQLDSSLKEKAARLERFGVGKEAYNFTLHDSASAVYSLESIRKSKKLVLLDFWASWCGPCISEIPALQKLQAQYADRGLQIVGISTDVNPRLWKTALNRHKPAGMQLIVDRDNPAVIKNYAIYSIPQTFLIGPDGKILALDLRGEALAKKVAELLEH is encoded by the coding sequence ATGAAATCACATCCTGCCTTTGCTTCTGCTACCGCTCCCTACCTGCTGGCGGGTCTGTTCGTTTGGTTCAGCCTTTTACCGGCCTCAGGCTTTGCTCAGGCCGCTCCGGGCGGCCCCTTTTCTCTCGTGGGAACGCTGCCCCAGGCCATGAAAGGCAAAGTATATCTTATCGACCAGCAGGACAAGGTCTTTGTTTCTGCGCCGATTAGCGGAAATACATTTTTGCTTAAAGGAAATCTGCGCGAGCCCGGATTGTATAAAATCAGGCTCAATGCGGAACCTAACATGTATTTTATCTTTGTTTCGCCTGCCGTTACCAAAGTGAAAATTAATCAGGATAAGACTTTGCAGGTGGAAGGTCCGGCACTCCATCGCCAATGGGCGGCATACAACAGTGGAATTGAGAAGTTCAAAGATACCCTGATCGATTTATCTATGAAACGACGGGTTGCTCTGCAACAAGGCGACTCCCTGCGATTCAGGGAATTGATGCGGCGGAACGATTCGGTCAGCGTTGCTGTCTACAGGTTCATCGAAGGGTCGATGGTCAGGAAGCCCTACACCTTTCTGAATCTGTTCCTGCTGGAACAGGGCCGGTCTGATGAGTTTATCGCTGGAATGCTTGATGAATTGAGGCCGCAGTTTTCTGCCTACCCGACGTTTCAGCAGCTGGATTCCAGCTTAAAAGAGAAGGCGGCGCGGCTCGAAAGGTTTGGTGTAGGCAAGGAGGCGTACAATTTTACACTCCACGACAGTGCCAGTGCGGTTTACAGTCTGGAGTCGATCCGAAAAAGCAAAAAGCTGGTGCTACTTGATTTCTGGGCCAGTTGGTGCGGCCCATGCATCAGCGAAATACCCGCTTTGCAAAAGCTCCAGGCGCAGTACGCCGACCGGGGGCTACAGATTGTCGGTATCTCGACCGACGTCAATCCCCGGCTGTGGAAAACCGCTTTAAATCGACACAAGCCTGCGGGAATGCAGCTGATTGTTGATCGTGACAATCCGGCGGTCATAAAAAATTATGCGATTTACAGCATTCCGCAGACCTTCCTGATTGGACCGGACGGAAAAATTCTGGCGCTGGACCTGCGGGGAGAAGCCCTGGCAAAAAAAGTGGCGGAACTGCTGGAGCATTGA
- a CDS encoding response regulator: MEKTINILHYEDNRNLREGMAFLLSATAGLDLLGSFADCSNLRDEVRTLAPDVVLMDIDLPGLSGIDAVPIVKAVSPGTQVLMLTVFDDEDKIFRAIRNGASGYLLKHTPPSEIVAALFDIHRGGSPMTANIARKVLQHFQQRPVSRSDDYNLSPRELDILKGLVSGYSYKLIADDLNISIDTVRTHIRHIYDKLSVNSKTEAILKAMKEGLV; encoded by the coding sequence ATGGAAAAAACGATTAACATTCTTCATTACGAAGACAACCGCAACCTCCGCGAAGGCATGGCGTTTCTGCTGTCGGCCACGGCCGGACTGGACCTTCTCGGCTCGTTTGCCGACTGCAGCAACCTGCGCGACGAAGTCCGCACGCTGGCCCCGGACGTGGTCCTGATGGACATCGACCTGCCCGGCCTGAGCGGCATCGATGCCGTCCCGATCGTCAAGGCCGTGTCGCCCGGGACGCAGGTGCTGATGCTGACGGTTTTCGACGATGAAGACAAAATTTTCCGGGCCATCCGCAACGGCGCCAGCGGCTACCTGCTGAAACATACGCCCCCCTCCGAAATCGTGGCGGCCCTCTTCGACATTCACCGGGGCGGTTCCCCCATGACGGCCAACATTGCCCGCAAGGTCCTCCAGCACTTTCAGCAGCGCCCGGTTTCCCGCTCCGACGACTACAACCTCTCGCCCCGCGAACTGGATATTCTGAAAGGACTGGTGTCGGGCTACAGCTACAAACTCATCGCCGACGACCTGAACATCAGCATCGACACCGTCCGGACGCACATCCGGCACATCTACGACAAGCTGTCGGTCAACTCCAAGACCGAAGCGATTCTGAAAGCGATGAAAGAAGGATTGGTGTAA